The following are encoded in a window of Bradyrhizobium sp. WBOS07 genomic DNA:
- the fmdA gene encoding formamidase, protein MPETLIKVDLTKSAYDNDMVHNRWHPDIPIVAWVNPGDDFIIETYDWTGGFIKNNDSADDVRDIDLSIVHFLSGPIGVKGAEPGDLLVVDLLDVGPLKESLWGFNGFFSKQNGGGFLTDHFPLAQKSIWDIKGLYTSSRHVPGVNFAGLIHPGLIGCLPDPKMLDTWNKREAELISTNPTRVPGLANPPFAPTAHGGRAKGDVKAKIGAAGARTVPPREHGGNCDIKDLSRGSKIYFPVYVPGAGLSMGDLHFSQGDGEITFCGAIEMAGWLHLKVEVIKDGMSKYGIKNPIFKPSPITPNYKDYLIFEGISVDEAGKQHYLDVHIAYRQACLNAIEYLKKFGYSGAQAYSILGTAPCQGHISGVVDVPNACATLWLPTEIFDFDVMPSAAGPIKHITGDIQMPISPDK, encoded by the coding sequence ATGCCAGAGACACTGATCAAGGTCGATCTCACCAAATCGGCTTATGACAACGACATGGTGCACAACCGCTGGCACCCCGACATCCCGATCGTGGCCTGGGTCAATCCCGGCGACGATTTCATCATCGAGACCTATGACTGGACCGGCGGCTTCATCAAGAACAACGATTCCGCCGACGACGTGCGCGACATCGACCTGTCGATCGTGCACTTCCTGTCCGGACCGATCGGCGTCAAGGGCGCCGAGCCCGGCGACCTCCTCGTCGTCGACCTGCTCGACGTCGGTCCGCTCAAGGAAAGCCTGTGGGGCTTCAACGGCTTCTTCTCCAAGCAGAACGGCGGCGGCTTCCTCACCGACCATTTCCCGCTGGCGCAGAAGTCGATCTGGGACATCAAGGGCCTCTACACCTCGTCCCGCCACGTGCCCGGCGTGAACTTCGCAGGCCTCATCCATCCCGGCCTGATCGGCTGTCTGCCCGATCCCAAGATGCTGGACACCTGGAACAAGCGCGAGGCCGAGCTGATCTCGACCAATCCGACCCGCGTGCCTGGCCTTGCCAATCCGCCGTTCGCGCCGACCGCCCATGGCGGCCGCGCCAAGGGCGACGTCAAGGCCAAGATCGGCGCCGCAGGCGCGCGCACGGTGCCGCCGCGCGAGCATGGCGGCAATTGCGACATCAAGGATCTCTCGCGCGGCTCGAAGATCTACTTCCCGGTCTATGTGCCGGGCGCGGGTCTCTCCATGGGCGATCTGCACTTCAGCCAGGGCGACGGCGAGATCACCTTCTGCGGCGCCATCGAGATGGCCGGCTGGCTGCACCTGAAGGTCGAGGTGATCAAGGACGGCATGTCGAAGTACGGGATCAAGAACCCGATCTTCAAGCCGTCGCCGATCACGCCGAACTACAAGGACTATCTGATCTTCGAAGGCATCTCGGTCGACGAAGCCGGCAAGCAGCATTATCTCGACGTCCACATCGCCTATCGCCAGGCCTGCCTCAACGCGATCGAATACCTCAAGAAGTTCGGCTATTCCGGCGCCCAGGCCTATTCGATCCTCGGCACCGCGCCGTGCCAGGGCCATATCTCCGGCGTCGTCGACGTTCCCAACGCCTGCGCCACGCTGTGGCTGCCGACCGAGATCTTCGACTTCGACGTGATGCCGTCGGCGGCAGGGCCCATCAAGCACATCACCGGCGACATCCAGATGCCGATCTCGCCAGACAAGTGA
- the urtE gene encoding urea ABC transporter ATP-binding subunit UrtE, translated as MLAISDLHVAYGQSEVLHGLNVKVAPNEIVAIMGRNGMGKTTLMKSLMGILPAKSGSVTMDGAELGSLKSFERVAKGLAYVPQGRMIFSTMTVKENIETGLVVSGGSEVPGDIYELFPVLLEMKGRRGGNLSGGQQQQLAIARALATKPKVLLLDEPTEGIQPSIIKEMARTLKRIRDEKGLSIVVSEQVLSFALDIADRVLVIENGEIVRDDPRDAVDAAQVSKYLSV; from the coding sequence ATGCTGGCAATTTCAGATCTCCACGTCGCCTACGGCCAGAGCGAGGTGCTGCACGGGCTCAACGTCAAGGTCGCGCCCAACGAGATCGTTGCGATCATGGGCCGCAACGGCATGGGCAAGACCACGCTGATGAAATCGCTGATGGGGATCCTGCCCGCCAAAAGCGGCTCGGTGACCATGGATGGCGCCGAGCTCGGCAGCCTCAAGAGCTTTGAGCGCGTCGCCAAGGGCCTCGCCTATGTGCCGCAGGGCCGCATGATCTTTTCCACCATGACGGTGAAGGAGAACATCGAAACCGGGCTCGTCGTCTCCGGCGGCTCCGAAGTGCCCGGCGACATCTACGAATTGTTCCCGGTGCTGCTGGAGATGAAAGGCCGGCGCGGCGGCAATCTCTCGGGCGGCCAGCAGCAGCAGCTCGCGATCGCGCGTGCGCTCGCGACCAAGCCGAAGGTTCTGCTGCTGGACGAGCCGACCGAAGGCATCCAGCCCTCGATCATCAAGGAGATGGCGCGCACGTTGAAGCGCATCCGCGACGAGAAGGGGCTCTCCATCGTCGTGTCCGAGCAGGTCCTGAGCTTTGCGCTCGATATCGCCGACCGCGTCCTGGTGATCGAGAACGGCGAGATCGTGCGGGACGATCCGCGCGATGCCGTCGATGCCGCGCAGGTCTCGAAATATCTGTCCGTCTAA
- the urtD gene encoding urea ABC transporter ATP-binding protein UrtD: protein MLVGHQPKDFLLAVSGLTVSFDGFKAVNDLSFYVEENEIRVIIGPNGAGKTTVLDLICGKTKATSGSIQFRGKELTKMRENEIVQTGVGRKFQTPSVFEDLTVFENLEISFPRGRTVFGSLTFQRDQLVKDRVEEVAEMIFLKDKLNTYADELSHGQKQWLEIGMLLIQDPDLLMLDEPVAGMSVSERAKTAELLNRIIKNRSVLVIEHDMKFVEDIAHKVTVLHQGQILSEGTMDKVKNDPKVVEVYLGH, encoded by the coding sequence CTTGCCGTCTCCGGACTGACCGTCTCGTTTGACGGGTTCAAGGCGGTCAACGATCTCTCCTTCTATGTCGAGGAGAACGAGATCCGGGTCATCATCGGTCCCAACGGCGCCGGCAAGACCACGGTGCTTGACCTGATCTGCGGCAAGACCAAGGCGACCTCGGGCTCGATCCAGTTTCGTGGCAAGGAGCTCACGAAGATGAGGGAGAACGAGATCGTGCAGACCGGCGTCGGGCGCAAGTTCCAGACGCCGTCGGTGTTCGAGGACCTCACCGTGTTCGAGAACCTCGAGATCTCGTTCCCGCGCGGCCGCACCGTGTTCGGCTCGCTGACCTTCCAGCGCGACCAGCTTGTGAAGGACCGGGTCGAGGAGGTCGCCGAGATGATCTTCCTCAAGGACAAGCTCAACACCTACGCCGACGAGCTCAGCCATGGCCAAAAGCAGTGGCTCGAGATCGGCATGCTGCTGATCCAGGACCCGGACCTGCTGATGCTCGATGAGCCCGTCGCCGGCATGAGCGTGTCCGAGCGGGCCAAGACCGCCGAGCTGCTCAACCGCATCATCAAGAACCGTTCGGTGCTGGTGATCGAGCACGACATGAAGTTCGTCGAGGACATCGCGCACAAGGTCACCGTGCTGCACCAGGGCCAGATCCTCTCGGAAGGGACGATGGATAAGGTGAAGAACGACCCCAAGGTCGTCGAAGTCTATCTGGGGCACTGA
- a CDS encoding zinc ribbon domain-containing protein — protein sequence MPVYEYLCDDCGPFKDLRPMAECDDPQSCPHCESPAPRVILTAPNFFCMPADKRKAHAVNERSSHAPQTLAQYKASHGPGCGCCSSGKTVKDKGSSDKKKPARLMTKSRSGAKGFPTARPWMISH from the coding sequence ATGCCGGTCTACGAATATCTCTGTGACGATTGCGGTCCCTTCAAGGACCTGCGCCCGATGGCGGAATGCGACGATCCGCAAAGCTGTCCGCACTGCGAGAGCCCAGCGCCGCGGGTGATTCTGACCGCCCCGAATTTCTTCTGCATGCCGGCCGACAAGCGCAAGGCGCATGCCGTCAACGAGCGCAGTTCGCACGCGCCGCAGACGCTGGCGCAGTACAAGGCCTCGCACGGCCCCGGCTGCGGCTGCTGCTCGTCGGGCAAGACGGTGAAGGACAAGGGCTCGTCGGACAAGAAGAAACCGGCGCGGCTGATGACCAAGTCCAGAAGCGGCGCCAAGGGCTTTCCGACGGCGCGCCCCTGGATGATCAGCCACTAA